One part of the Candidatus Zixiibacteriota bacterium genome encodes these proteins:
- the rpiB gene encoding ribose 5-phosphate isomerase B, translating to MRIAIGADHKGYPLKEHLKALLERLGHQVTDYGTNSEESTDYPDYAMRVAHAVANREVERGITVCWSGNGVNMVVNKLPEIRGALALTTEMAVLSRQHNDSNVLSLGSKWVSAEQADEIVKAWLETEFEGGRHERRIKKFSIKR from the coding sequence ATGCGAATTGCGATTGGTGCTGATCACAAGGGCTATCCGCTGAAGGAGCATCTGAAGGCGCTGTTGGAGCGGCTGGGACATCAGGTCACCGATTACGGCACGAATTCGGAAGAATCGACCGATTATCCCGATTATGCGATGCGGGTGGCGCACGCAGTGGCGAATCGGGAGGTGGAGCGTGGGATCACGGTGTGTTGGAGCGGCAACGGGGTGAACATGGTGGTGAACAAGCTGCCGGAGATTCGCGGCGCGCTGGCCTTGACGACGGAGATGGCGGTGTTGTCGCGGCAGCACAACGACTCGAATGTGCTTTCGCTCGGCTCGAAGTGGGTGAGCGCAGAGCAGGCGGATGAGATCGTAAAGGCGTGGCTGGAGACGGAGTTTGAAGGGGGACGGCATGAGCGACGAATTAAGAAGTTTTCGATCAAACGCTAA